Proteins from a genomic interval of Rhodococcus rhodochrous:
- a CDS encoding NAD(P)/FAD-dependent oxidoreductase — MTTQFHVVVVGAGYAGVMAANRVLAEHPEVAVTVVNPRPVFVERVRLHQVAAGSGTATHDLSDLLHPRATLHVGSAVRIEPHAVSLADGAVLQCDAVVYAVGSTSGSGAIPGAERAFSVADLDSATALHDALLEADDHASVVVIGGGLTGLETVTELAQSHPRHTLVLVGDPGAALPETTQRYIRRRLDELGVEVRSGTRVTRIDDGSVALDDGSEISATLVVRTAGFSVPDLARRSGLPVDDDGRLRVRDTLQVVDSTPIVGVGDAVVVDGNDHLRMSCQAAMPLGTHGADTVWRLLQGREPAPLSLGFVSTCISLGRDRGVVQLSARDDTPSRWAVRGRLAASVKEAVVRGTIHTMQLQARGRALPTRRGPHTTAQEKAQV, encoded by the coding sequence ATGACGACGCAATTCCATGTGGTGGTCGTAGGGGCGGGATACGCCGGGGTGATGGCCGCGAACCGCGTGCTCGCCGAACATCCCGAGGTGGCGGTCACCGTCGTGAACCCGCGACCGGTCTTCGTCGAACGGGTCCGGCTCCACCAGGTGGCAGCCGGATCCGGAACCGCCACACACGATCTGTCCGATCTCCTGCACCCGCGGGCGACGCTGCACGTCGGCTCGGCCGTTCGGATCGAACCGCACGCGGTGTCCCTCGCCGACGGAGCGGTCCTGCAGTGCGACGCGGTGGTCTACGCCGTCGGCAGCACGTCGGGATCCGGTGCGATTCCCGGTGCGGAGAGGGCGTTCTCCGTCGCCGACCTCGACTCCGCCACGGCTCTGCACGATGCTCTCCTCGAGGCGGACGATCACGCCTCCGTCGTCGTGATCGGCGGTGGGCTCACCGGCCTCGAGACCGTCACCGAACTCGCGCAGTCCCATCCACGGCACACCCTCGTCCTCGTCGGCGATCCGGGCGCGGCCCTTCCCGAGACCACGCAGCGCTACATCCGCCGCCGGCTCGACGAACTGGGCGTGGAGGTCCGGTCGGGAACGCGGGTCACCCGCATCGACGACGGCTCGGTCGCCCTCGACGACGGCTCCGAGATCTCCGCGACTCTCGTGGTCCGCACGGCCGGTTTCTCCGTGCCCGACCTGGCCCGACGCAGCGGCCTACCGGTCGACGACGACGGTCGTCTCCGGGTGCGCGACACCCTGCAGGTGGTCGACAGCACGCCGATCGTCGGCGTGGGTGACGCAGTGGTGGTGGACGGCAACGACCACCTGCGTATGAGCTGCCAGGCCGCCATGCCGCTCGGCACCCACGGCGCCGACACGGTGTGGCGTCTGCTGCAGGGACGCGAGCCCGCACCGCTCTCGCTCGGGTTCGTCTCGACCTGCATCTCTCTGGGCCGCGATCGCGGCGTCGTGCAGTTGTCGGCACGCGACGACACTCCGTCGAGGTGGGCCGTGCGCGGACGGCTCGCAGCCTCGGTGAAGGAAGCCGTCGTTCGTGGGACGATCCACACCATGCAACTCCAGGCGCGCGGACGTGCCCTGCCGACCCGACGCGGACCGCACACGACCGCACAGGAGAAGGCGCAGGTATGA
- the metG gene encoding methionine--tRNA ligase → MTAPDSSRPAAGDPTRPPFYVTTAIAYPNGAPHIGHAYEYISTDAIARFKRLDGFDVRFLTGTDEHGLKMQQTAAKEGIPVTELASRNSNVFEAMDKRLNISYDRFIRTTDADHLEASKAIWQRMVDSGDIYLDTYAGWYSVRDEAFYTDGETTLLEDGSRISTDTGTPVEWTEESTYFFRLSAYQDKLLELYEEQPDFIAPATRRNEIVSFVSGGLKDLSISRTTFDWGVPVPDHPDHVMYVWVDALTNYLTGAGFPDTESESYRRYWPADLHIIGKDITRFHTVYWPAFLMSAGLELPKRVFVHGFLFNKGEKMSKSVGNVVDPLEMVDRYGLDQLRFFLLREISYGQDGSYSHEAIVTRINADLANDLGNLAQRSLTMVAKNLEGTVPTPGEFTADDEAMLAQADALLAKVRAEFDAQALHLGLEAIWHVLGETNRYFSAQQPWVLRKTDPERMATVLYVTLEVVRIVGLLVQPVMPDAAAKILDLLGQAPEARQFDAVATRLAPGTPLPAPSPVFPRYVDED, encoded by the coding sequence ATGACTGCGCCTGATTCCTCCCGCCCGGCCGCCGGCGATCCCACCCGCCCGCCGTTCTACGTCACGACCGCGATCGCGTACCCGAACGGCGCCCCGCACATCGGGCACGCCTACGAGTACATCTCGACCGACGCGATCGCGCGGTTCAAGCGTCTCGACGGCTTCGACGTGCGCTTCCTGACCGGCACCGACGAGCACGGTCTGAAGATGCAGCAGACCGCCGCGAAGGAAGGGATCCCGGTCACCGAACTCGCGTCCCGCAACTCGAACGTGTTCGAGGCCATGGACAAGCGGCTGAACATCTCGTACGACCGGTTCATCCGCACCACGGACGCCGATCACCTCGAGGCGAGCAAGGCGATCTGGCAGCGCATGGTCGACTCGGGCGACATCTACCTCGACACCTACGCGGGGTGGTACTCGGTCCGCGACGAGGCGTTCTACACCGACGGCGAGACCACGCTGCTCGAGGACGGTTCGCGGATCTCCACCGACACCGGCACTCCCGTGGAGTGGACGGAGGAGTCCACCTACTTCTTCCGGTTGTCGGCCTACCAGGACAAGCTGCTCGAGCTCTACGAGGAGCAGCCCGACTTCATCGCCCCGGCCACCCGTCGCAACGAGATCGTCAGCTTCGTCTCCGGCGGCCTGAAGGACCTGTCGATCTCCCGCACCACCTTCGACTGGGGTGTTCCGGTCCCCGATCATCCCGATCACGTCATGTACGTGTGGGTCGACGCGCTGACCAACTACCTCACCGGCGCCGGTTTCCCCGACACCGAGTCGGAGTCCTACCGCCGCTACTGGCCCGCCGATCTGCACATCATCGGCAAGGACATCACGCGGTTCCACACCGTCTACTGGCCGGCCTTCCTCATGTCGGCGGGTCTCGAACTGCCGAAGCGGGTCTTCGTCCACGGCTTCCTGTTCAACAAGGGCGAGAAGATGTCGAAGTCGGTCGGCAACGTCGTCGACCCGCTCGAGATGGTCGACCGGTACGGTCTCGACCAGCTCCGCTTCTTCCTGCTCCGTGAGATCTCCTACGGCCAGGACGGCAGCTACAGCCACGAGGCGATCGTCACCCGCATCAACGCCGACCTCGCCAACGACCTCGGCAACCTCGCGCAGCGGTCGCTGACGATGGTCGCGAAGAATCTCGAGGGCACCGTGCCCACGCCGGGCGAGTTCACCGCCGACGACGAGGCCATGCTCGCCCAGGCCGACGCGCTGCTCGCGAAGGTGCGCGCCGAATTCGACGCCCAGGCCCTGCACCTCGGTCTCGAAGCGATCTGGCACGTGCTCGGCGAGACCAACCGCTACTTCTCGGCGCAGCAGCCGTGGGTGCTGCGCAAGACCGATCCCGAGCGGATGGCGACGGTCCTGTACGTCACGCTCGAGGTCGTGCGGATCGTGGGTCTGCTCGTCCAGCCGGTGATGCCGGATGCCGCCGCGAAGATCCTCGACCTCCTCGGTCAGGCACCCGAGGCACGGCAGTTCGACGCCGTCGCGACCCGCCTGGCTCCGGGCACCCCACTGCCCGCCCCGTCGCCGGTGTTCCCGCGCTACGTCGACGAGGACTGA
- a CDS encoding TatD family hydrolase — translation MSAARPAPEAPQPLSPLVDAHTHLDACGAEDAATTSAIVDRAAAVGVGRIVTVADDLEAARFAVRAAHWDDRVHAAVAIHPTRANSLDDATRAEIEKLAADPRCVAVGETGLDLYWPGKLDGCAEPAEQEEGFRWHIDLAKRLGKPLMIHNREADADLLRVLHDEGAPEKVIFHCFSSDADMARRCVDAGYLLSFSGTVSFKNAKALREAAPLVPRELVLVETDAPFLTPHPFRGAPNESYCLPYTVRALAEVRGEDAEELAAATTANAERVYGLS, via the coding sequence GTGAGCGCAGCCCGTCCCGCCCCCGAAGCCCCGCAGCCGTTGAGCCCTCTCGTCGACGCCCACACGCACCTCGACGCGTGCGGCGCCGAGGACGCCGCGACGACCTCCGCGATCGTCGATCGTGCCGCCGCGGTGGGGGTCGGACGCATCGTCACCGTCGCCGACGATCTCGAGGCGGCGCGTTTCGCCGTGCGGGCCGCGCACTGGGACGACCGCGTCCACGCGGCCGTCGCCATCCATCCCACCCGCGCGAACAGCCTCGACGACGCCACTCGCGCCGAGATCGAGAAGCTCGCCGCCGACCCGCGCTGCGTCGCGGTGGGGGAGACCGGCCTCGACCTCTACTGGCCCGGCAAGCTCGACGGGTGCGCCGAACCGGCCGAGCAGGAAGAGGGCTTCCGCTGGCACATCGACCTCGCGAAGCGACTCGGCAAGCCGCTGATGATCCACAACCGCGAGGCCGACGCCGACCTGCTGCGCGTGCTGCACGACGAGGGCGCGCCCGAGAAGGTGATCTTCCACTGCTTCTCGTCGGATGCCGACATGGCCCGCCGCTGCGTCGACGCCGGATACCTGCTGAGCTTCTCGGGCACCGTGAGCTTCAAGAACGCGAAGGCCCTGCGCGAAGCGGCGCCCCTCGTGCCCCGAGAACTGGTGCTGGTGGAGACCGACGCGCCGTTCCTGACCCCGCACCCCTTCCGGGGCGCGCCGAACGAGTCGTACTGCCTGCCGTACACCGTGCGCGCGCTCGCCGAGGTGCGGGGCGAGGACGCCGAGGAACTGGCCGCGGCCACCACCGCGAACGCCGAGCGGGTGTACGGACTTTCGTAA
- a CDS encoding aminodeoxychorismate synthase component I, whose protein sequence is MRMERLGRGGTVDRVLGALAERARTLAIPGPAALSGEWFGAAAVLVPSVSVESVPPAEVFSLPADAPEPGGDDRPLIGGGRIGYLAYPDRIPDRPALPLAASGWTDTVLRLDADGCWWYETLGTAPCPDDLAAAVLTPPSNTDASPTAAPHAGWHIDWTPPPRDEHRRGVERCLDAIRAGEVYQACVCTRFTGRWDGDPLAFFADGISRTAPARAAYLQGSWGAVSSLSPELFVSLRGDTLRSSPIKGTLPRSADPAGLRASVKDVAENVMIVDLVRNDLGRIAETGSVRVEDLLTVRPAPGVWHLVSTVAAERRPGVTVTDVLDAAFPPASVTGCPKLRARTLLTRWEGSARGVYCGTVGMSSPIAGTELNVAIRTVEFGHDDTGNGVCALGVGGGITIDSDPDAEWQECLDKAASILALGDARAGAQHTSSGGAGNS, encoded by the coding sequence ATGCGGATGGAACGACTCGGCCGCGGCGGCACCGTCGATCGCGTTCTCGGTGCACTGGCAGAACGCGCCAGGACCCTCGCCATTCCCGGCCCGGCGGCACTGTCGGGCGAATGGTTCGGGGCGGCGGCCGTGCTCGTCCCGTCCGTGTCCGTCGAATCCGTCCCACCGGCGGAGGTCTTCTCCCTTCCGGCGGACGCTCCCGAACCCGGGGGTGACGATCGGCCGCTCATCGGGGGCGGACGCATCGGTTACCTCGCCTACCCGGATCGCATCCCGGACCGACCCGCACTGCCCCTCGCCGCGAGCGGGTGGACCGACACCGTCCTGCGTCTCGACGCCGACGGGTGCTGGTGGTACGAGACGCTCGGCACCGCACCCTGCCCCGACGATCTCGCCGCGGCGGTCCTCACCCCACCGTCGAACACCGATGCATCTCCGACCGCTGCACCACATGCCGGCTGGCACATCGACTGGACACCACCACCTCGCGACGAGCACCGCCGCGGCGTAGAACGCTGTCTCGACGCGATCCGCGCCGGCGAGGTGTACCAGGCGTGCGTGTGCACGCGGTTCACCGGCCGGTGGGACGGCGATCCGCTGGCGTTCTTCGCCGACGGGATCTCCCGGACTGCCCCGGCGCGCGCCGCCTACCTGCAGGGATCGTGGGGTGCGGTCTCGTCGCTCTCGCCCGAACTGTTCGTCTCCCTCCGCGGCGACACGCTGCGGTCGAGTCCGATCAAAGGCACCCTCCCCCGCTCCGCCGACCCCGCCGGGCTACGGGCGTCGGTCAAGGATGTCGCCGAGAACGTGATGATCGTCGATCTCGTCCGCAACGATCTCGGCCGCATCGCCGAGACCGGTTCGGTGCGGGTCGAGGATCTGCTGACCGTGCGGCCCGCCCCCGGCGTGTGGCATCTGGTGTCCACCGTGGCGGCGGAGCGGCGACCGGGCGTGACGGTCACCGACGTGCTCGACGCGGCGTTCCCGCCCGCATCGGTCACCGGCTGCCCGAAGCTCCGCGCCCGGACGCTGCTCACCCGGTGGGAGGGTTCCGCGCGCGGTGTCTACTGCGGCACCGTCGGCATGTCGAGTCCGATCGCCGGCACCGAACTGAACGTCGCGATCCGCACCGTCGAGTTCGGCCACGACGACACCGGCAACGGCGTGTGCGCCCTCGGTGTGGGAGGCGGCATCACCATCGACTCCGATCCCGACGCCGAATGGCAGGAATGCCTCGACAAGGCCGCCAGCATCCTCGCGCTCGGCGACGCGCGGGCAGGCGCTCAGCACACCTCGTCGGGAGGAGCCGGCAACTCGTAG
- a CDS encoding DUF2786 domain-containing protein, whose product MRSDRTHVRYGGLNEHALLAELGGAYERGWQPADVLHVTARSGGTSDVALTAATMLFDAQIRRAAERAPVEWVRQLDEIARRHPRPAHAAGAPTLADGLFRACPDVTRFEIEGLAFTWKYLPSFAILTPPPSRWPSIRSGDPSAPTPPDTRILERIRALLSKAESTDFPDEAEALTAKAQELVSRHAVGAALLAGPDSGTDPVVGRRIHLDSPYIREKVLLLTAIGDANRVRTVWFTRVQIATIVGTATDLQQAEMLYTSLLVQAGRAVQAAGTAGRRGSSATSFRRAFLTGYAHRIGERLREADVRATAHAAADAQVPITTLAPILARRSDAVDTEFRRLFPVTRDSRSRGVDADGFHAGRDAAETASLTPESRPVGR is encoded by the coding sequence ATGCGCAGCGATAGAACACATGTTCGATACGGTGGCCTGAACGAGCACGCCCTGCTCGCCGAGCTGGGCGGTGCCTACGAGCGGGGATGGCAGCCCGCCGACGTGCTCCACGTGACGGCCCGCTCGGGTGGCACCTCCGACGTCGCACTGACGGCGGCCACGATGCTGTTCGACGCGCAGATCCGGCGCGCGGCCGAACGCGCCCCCGTCGAGTGGGTGCGGCAGCTCGACGAGATCGCCCGCCGGCACCCGCGTCCCGCCCACGCGGCCGGAGCCCCGACGCTGGCCGACGGTCTGTTCCGCGCGTGCCCCGACGTCACCCGCTTCGAGATCGAAGGGCTCGCCTTCACCTGGAAGTACCTGCCGTCCTTCGCGATCCTCACACCCCCGCCGTCGCGATGGCCGTCCATCCGGTCCGGCGACCCGTCTGCGCCCACCCCGCCCGACACCCGGATCCTCGAACGCATCCGGGCACTGTTGTCGAAGGCCGAGTCCACCGACTTCCCCGACGAGGCCGAGGCGCTCACCGCGAAGGCGCAGGAACTCGTCTCGCGTCACGCCGTGGGTGCGGCGCTGCTGGCCGGGCCCGATTCCGGCACCGACCCGGTCGTCGGCCGGCGCATCCACCTCGACAGCCCGTACATCCGCGAGAAGGTCCTGCTCCTCACCGCCATCGGCGACGCGAACCGCGTGCGCACGGTGTGGTTCACCCGGGTGCAGATCGCGACGATCGTCGGCACCGCCACCGACCTGCAGCAGGCCGAGATGCTGTACACCTCCCTGCTCGTGCAGGCCGGACGGGCCGTGCAGGCGGCCGGAACGGCGGGGCGGCGCGGATCGTCCGCGACCTCCTTCCGCCGCGCCTTCCTCACCGGCTACGCGCATCGGATCGGCGAACGCCTCCGCGAGGCGGACGTCCGGGCCACCGCCCACGCCGCCGCCGACGCGCAGGTGCCCATCACGACGCTCGCGCCCATCCTCGCCAGGCGATCCGATGCCGTCGACACCGAGTTCCGCCGACTGTTCCCCGTCACCCGCGACTCGCGTAGTCGCGGGGTCGACGCCGACGGTTTCCACGCCGGTCGGGATGCGGCCGAGACCGCCTCACTGACACCGGAATCCCGCCCGGTCGGCCGCTGA
- a CDS encoding RNA polymerase sigma-70 factor, translating to MTADVFTEHRGLLFSIAYEITGSVADSEDVLQESYIRWARADTDTVDNPRAYAAQIVTRQALNSLRSAQRRREDYVGPWLPEPILTAPDAADEVELAESVSTAMLLVLETLTPVERAVFVMREVFGFEYGRIAGAVDRTESAVRQIAHRAREHVHARQRRFTPAGDETDRVVAAFLTAATTGDLDGLLSLLAPDVRYLADGGGKVNAARVPVLGSAKVARLFLGLVRHPLPDMTIEPAVVNSMPGVLVYSAGVLDMVLHFEIDGGLVTGVYVVRNPDKLAHLGARPDTPDQA from the coding sequence ATGACCGCCGACGTCTTCACCGAGCATCGGGGACTGCTGTTCTCGATCGCCTACGAGATCACCGGCAGCGTCGCCGACAGCGAGGACGTCCTGCAGGAGAGCTACATCCGCTGGGCCCGTGCCGACACCGACACCGTCGACAACCCGCGGGCCTACGCGGCGCAGATCGTGACACGCCAGGCACTGAACTCGCTGCGGTCGGCGCAACGCCGACGGGAGGACTACGTCGGGCCGTGGCTGCCCGAGCCGATCCTCACCGCTCCCGACGCAGCCGACGAGGTGGAACTCGCCGAGTCGGTGTCGACCGCGATGCTGTTGGTGCTCGAGACCCTGACACCCGTCGAACGCGCAGTGTTCGTGATGCGCGAGGTGTTCGGTTTCGAGTACGGGCGCATCGCCGGGGCGGTCGACCGCACCGAGAGCGCCGTCCGGCAGATCGCGCACCGCGCCCGCGAGCACGTCCATGCCCGGCAGCGACGCTTCACTCCCGCAGGCGACGAGACCGACCGGGTGGTCGCGGCGTTCCTCACCGCGGCCACCACCGGCGATCTCGACGGACTGCTGTCGCTGCTGGCTCCCGACGTGCGGTACCTCGCCGACGGTGGCGGCAAGGTCAATGCAGCCCGGGTTCCGGTCCTCGGATCCGCGAAGGTCGCCCGCCTGTTCCTCGGACTGGTCCGGCATCCGCTGCCCGACATGACCATCGAGCCGGCCGTGGTGAATTCGATGCCCGGCGTCCTCGTGTACTCGGCGGGCGTTCTCGACATGGTGTTGCATTTCGAGATCGACGGCGGTCTGGTCACCGGCGTCTACGTGGTCCGCAATCCCGACAAGCTCGCGCATCTCGGGGCTCGTCCCGACACCCCCGACCAGGCATGA
- a CDS encoding nSTAND1 domain-containing NTPase, protein MSDTSGKPGSAQRQFFADQLRMLFAAAGRPALKKVVSEAATVARAVGSDRTVSVQRVSDWRSGNRMPANFESVHPVLVVLIRAARELNAEPPAPGLYSLKQWENWWKAARGQANAPRTKESASASVPPGVRPYKGLASYRQNDARLFFGRTQSVRTLADVVTASHGQGPVVVTGASGVGKSSLVQAGLIPQLCSTPDCHPVVLTPGTDPVARLVDALPELADVGDPADHTAVHAALRAATSRTSTSLLLIVVDQIEELFTQCSDVALRTAFLTLLETASTCSHGDAPALVVATMRSDFYDQAVATPVLARALERRTKTVQPLDRDDLVEVITAPAKLVGVRLEPGLVDLILHDLTGLADGEISGTELPLLSHLLDSLWDKRSGGTLTVAAYRATGGVRGSVAAGAERAWERLADDADRARARSMLVHLVYVTTTGTDVKIARSLNELLAVGGEDRDASKRVLDHFVSARVLVVDADYVELIHDAVIDAWPRLKSWIQQDRAGAALRQQIEADASTWLASGRNRELLYQRGRMDVVTEQNPQLATAGTPEDRRGPVALSPTAVAFLDASRRQIARETRTRRVGIAAMALSTIIAFVMTGLAWDAKGRAETARSTAQFQQIVALSDSLRDEDPTTSANLALVAAELQPDNPVAYSRLIASQAVPLAYTLSGHTGPVYGVVVSPDGSTLASASDDGTVRLWALDGDEPVAVGEPLQLSSKYMASVSFSPDGRFLAIGAGDGGVWIYDASDRAAPRVVLDRQVYAGGAVHNVRYSPNGRVLAVPYDDGHVALVDTSDPGSGRFPVTLIDDHDGGVRTVAFRPGGQVLATSSDDRTVRLWDVSTPSRPVPLGEPLTGFGDVAHSVSFNGDGTILAASSDDGVLHLFDTTDPRAARPLGVPVNAHTGGVWNIAFLPDGRTLASASWDGTAKLWDLDPSTRTLDEIGPPLTGHGGGVPTLAVSPTGTTVVTGGQDSNVRVWTMPQTRMAVADGALTRPAIDRAGDLVATGSYGPDVTLWRVGQGGDWNRAGGIALPRPLGGAYVCALSPSGTILATAPTSGGSVQLWDVRDPATPKPFGEPVPLDTRFTSALAFGPDGTTLVTGADDFSVQLWDIADPAEPVPWGEPLTGPKNLVRSAAVSPDGRSLVVTSADSEIYAWNVTDPRSPTRVTVSGGHATGVNTVAFGGSSDVLVTGGDDHDVVVWDRAESGDFVARETRLSGHTGTVYSVSITPDGTRAVSGSDDGTVRLWDVADPDGMHEIGGPVTDMGTGRWQVTFAPDGTIVAGGGDGLLRTWGLDADAVVARICRSTSVRLDEVLDRYELPAPPDEVC, encoded by the coding sequence ATGTCAGACACCAGCGGAAAGCCTGGTTCGGCGCAACGTCAGTTCTTCGCCGACCAGCTGCGGATGCTGTTCGCCGCAGCCGGTCGTCCCGCCCTCAAGAAGGTCGTCTCGGAGGCCGCGACCGTCGCCCGGGCGGTGGGCAGCGACCGGACCGTCTCCGTCCAGCGGGTCAGCGACTGGCGCAGCGGCAACCGGATGCCGGCCAACTTCGAGTCGGTGCATCCGGTGCTCGTCGTCCTCATCCGCGCGGCTCGGGAACTCAACGCCGAACCACCGGCTCCCGGTCTGTACTCCCTGAAGCAGTGGGAGAACTGGTGGAAGGCCGCGCGCGGGCAGGCGAACGCTCCGCGCACCAAGGAATCGGCATCGGCATCGGTGCCGCCCGGCGTCCGCCCGTACAAGGGGCTCGCGTCCTACCGACAGAACGATGCCCGGTTGTTCTTCGGGCGCACCCAGAGCGTGCGCACCCTCGCCGACGTGGTGACCGCCTCCCATGGACAGGGCCCGGTTGTGGTGACAGGTGCCTCCGGCGTCGGCAAGTCCTCGCTCGTGCAGGCCGGTCTCATTCCGCAGCTGTGTTCCACGCCCGACTGCCACCCCGTGGTCCTCACCCCCGGCACCGACCCGGTCGCACGCCTGGTCGACGCGCTCCCCGAGCTGGCCGACGTCGGCGACCCCGCCGACCACACCGCCGTACACGCGGCCCTGCGTGCCGCGACCTCGCGCACGTCGACGTCGCTGCTGCTGATCGTCGTCGACCAGATCGAGGAACTGTTCACCCAGTGCAGCGACGTCGCTCTGCGCACCGCATTCCTCACCCTGCTCGAGACGGCGTCGACCTGTTCCCACGGCGACGCGCCCGCCCTCGTCGTCGCGACGATGCGGTCGGACTTCTACGACCAGGCAGTGGCCACCCCGGTGCTCGCGCGGGCCCTCGAGCGGCGGACCAAGACCGTCCAGCCCCTCGACCGCGACGATCTCGTCGAGGTCATCACCGCTCCCGCCAAGCTCGTGGGGGTCCGCCTCGAACCCGGCCTCGTCGACCTCATCCTCCACGACCTCACGGGTCTGGCCGACGGTGAGATCAGTGGCACCGAGCTTCCCCTGCTCTCCCACCTGCTCGACTCGCTGTGGGACAAGCGCAGCGGGGGCACGCTCACCGTCGCCGCCTACCGCGCGACCGGCGGGGTCCGTGGATCCGTCGCCGCCGGCGCCGAACGGGCATGGGAGAGGCTTGCCGACGATGCCGACCGGGCCCGTGCCCGCTCGATGCTCGTCCACCTGGTGTACGTCACCACGACCGGCACGGACGTCAAGATCGCCCGGTCGCTGAACGAACTTCTCGCAGTGGGCGGCGAGGATCGCGACGCGTCGAAGCGCGTCCTCGACCATTTCGTGTCGGCACGTGTGCTCGTCGTCGACGCCGACTACGTCGAACTCATCCACGACGCGGTGATCGACGCGTGGCCCCGACTCAAGTCGTGGATCCAACAGGACCGCGCCGGCGCTGCCCTGCGACAGCAGATCGAGGCCGACGCATCGACCTGGCTCGCCTCCGGACGCAACCGGGAACTGCTCTACCAGCGCGGACGCATGGATGTCGTGACCGAGCAGAATCCACAGCTTGCCACGGCGGGCACCCCCGAGGATCGGCGCGGACCGGTCGCGCTCAGCCCGACCGCCGTGGCCTTCCTCGACGCCTCCCGCCGGCAGATCGCCCGCGAGACACGGACCCGGCGCGTCGGCATCGCCGCGATGGCGCTGTCCACGATCATCGCGTTCGTCATGACCGGTCTGGCCTGGGACGCGAAGGGACGGGCCGAGACGGCACGGAGCACCGCGCAGTTCCAGCAGATCGTCGCGCTGTCCGACTCCCTGCGCGACGAGGACCCCACCACCTCGGCGAATCTGGCGCTCGTCGCGGCCGAACTCCAGCCCGACAACCCGGTCGCGTACTCGAGGCTCATCGCCAGCCAGGCGGTGCCCCTCGCCTACACGCTGAGCGGACACACCGGGCCGGTCTACGGCGTCGTCGTCTCACCCGACGGATCCACCCTCGCCTCGGCGAGCGACGACGGCACCGTCCGCCTGTGGGCGCTGGACGGCGACGAACCGGTCGCGGTGGGCGAGCCGTTGCAATTGTCGTCGAAGTACATGGCGTCGGTCTCGTTCAGCCCCGACGGCCGTTTCCTCGCGATCGGAGCAGGTGACGGCGGTGTGTGGATCTACGACGCGTCCGATCGTGCCGCGCCGCGCGTGGTACTCGACCGGCAGGTCTACGCCGGCGGCGCCGTGCACAACGTGCGGTACTCGCCCAACGGCCGGGTGCTCGCCGTGCCCTACGACGACGGGCACGTCGCGCTCGTCGACACCTCGGATCCCGGATCGGGCCGGTTCCCCGTCACCTTGATCGACGACCACGACGGTGGTGTGCGGACGGTGGCCTTCCGTCCCGGAGGCCAGGTTCTCGCCACGTCCAGCGACGACCGCACCGTCCGACTGTGGGACGTGAGCACGCCGTCGCGGCCGGTGCCGCTCGGTGAGCCGCTCACCGGTTTCGGCGACGTCGCGCATTCGGTGAGCTTCAACGGCGACGGCACGATCCTCGCGGCGAGCAGCGACGACGGTGTACTGCACCTGTTCGACACCACCGATCCGCGCGCGGCCCGCCCGCTGGGGGTACCCGTGAACGCCCACACCGGCGGCGTCTGGAACATCGCGTTCCTCCCCGACGGACGCACACTGGCGAGCGCGTCCTGGGACGGCACCGCGAAACTGTGGGACCTCGACCCCTCGACACGGACCCTCGACGAGATCGGCCCGCCACTGACCGGGCACGGGGGTGGCGTGCCCACGCTCGCGGTGAGCCCGACCGGCACCACCGTCGTCACCGGCGGACAGGATTCCAACGTCCGGGTGTGGACGATGCCGCAGACCCGGATGGCGGTCGCCGACGGAGCGCTGACCAGGCCGGCGATCGATCGTGCCGGAGACCTCGTCGCGACCGGCAGCTATGGACCGGATGTCACGCTCTGGCGCGTCGGTCAGGGCGGCGACTGGAACCGCGCCGGGGGGATCGCGTTGCCGCGCCCGCTCGGCGGTGCGTACGTGTGCGCGCTCTCGCCCTCGGGCACGATCCTGGCCACGGCACCGACCTCCGGGGGCAGCGTGCAACTGTGGGACGTGCGCGATCCGGCGACACCGAAGCCGTTCGGCGAGCCGGTGCCGCTCGACACGAGGTTCACCTCCGCGCTGGCGTTCGGACCCGACGGAACGACCCTCGTGACCGGCGCCGACGACTTCTCGGTGCAGTTGTGGGACATCGCGGATCCCGCCGAACCGGTGCCGTGGGGCGAACCGCTGACGGGGCCGAAGAATCTCGTGCGCAGTGCCGCCGTCAGCCCCGACGGCCGAAGCCTCGTGGTCACGAGCGCCGACAGCGAGATCTATGCCTGGAACGTGACCGATCCGCGCTCTCCGACACGGGTGACCGTCTCGGGTGGGCACGCAACCGGGGTGAACACCGTGGCCTTCGGCGGGTCGAGCGACGTGCTGGTGACCGGCGGGGACGACCACGACGTGGTGGTCTGGGACCGCGCAGAGTCCGGAGACTTCGTGGCGCGCGAAACCCGGTTGAGCGGCCATACCGGCACCGTCTACTCCGTCTCGATCACGCCGGACGGCACCCGCGCGGTCAGCGGCAGCGACGACGGCACCGTCCGGTTGTGGGACGTCGCCGACCCGGATGGCATGCACGAGATCGGTGGCCCGGTCACCGACATGGGAACGGGACGATGGCAGGTGACCTTCGCGCCCGACGGCACCATCGTGGCCGGCGGCGGCGACGGTCTGCTCCGCACGTGGGGGCTCGACGCCGACGCCGTCGTGGCCCGCATCTGCCGTTCCACCTCGGTGCGACTCGACGAGGTACTCGACCGCTACGAGTTGCCGGCTCCTCCCGACGAGGTGTGCTGA